A genomic window from Paenibacillus thermoaerophilus includes:
- a CDS encoding sugar ABC transporter substrate-binding protein — MNKSRNKWGWSLLAVLLAFSVVLSACGQGKTQGDASQGEGGQAAGGELAGKKIALIMQLNIGTFSSQYIEGVKEQAEKLGGKVTVFASDNDLAKMASNLDAAINQKFDGILIDHGTAEALEAGVKKAVEKNIPVVAFDADLKVPGVTVLQQNDKKLAELSLEQLAKDIGGKGNIVKIWVAGFAPMERRQVAYEAFRAKYPDIKEVAAFGAATQNTALDTQAQMEAILTKYPNKGDITAVWASWDEFAKGAARAIQQAGRTEIKIYGIDMSDEDLQIIQDPNFSWVASAAVDPKDIGKVQVRYLYHKFKGEQTPDVVELDPSFVTRDALPKDKQISTAELSQYVKGWGGSEQGYTDWLRALEKK; from the coding sequence ATGAACAAAAGTCGAAACAAGTGGGGTTGGTCGCTGCTTGCGGTACTTCTCGCCTTTTCCGTCGTTCTGTCGGCATGCGGCCAAGGCAAGACGCAAGGAGACGCTTCGCAGGGCGAAGGCGGCCAAGCTGCCGGCGGGGAACTGGCCGGCAAAAAAATCGCCTTGATCATGCAGTTGAACATCGGTACTTTTTCCTCCCAATATATCGAAGGCGTAAAGGAACAAGCCGAAAAGCTCGGCGGCAAGGTGACGGTATTCGCGTCGGACAACGACCTCGCCAAAATGGCGTCCAACCTCGACGCGGCGATTAACCAGAAATTTGACGGCATCCTGATCGACCACGGCACGGCCGAAGCGCTCGAAGCGGGCGTCAAAAAAGCCGTCGAGAAAAATATTCCGGTTGTCGCGTTTGACGCGGACCTGAAAGTGCCGGGCGTAACCGTCCTGCAGCAAAACGACAAAAAGCTGGCCGAGCTGTCGCTCGAGCAGTTGGCCAAAGATATCGGCGGCAAAGGCAACATCGTCAAAATCTGGGTGGCCGGTTTCGCGCCGATGGAGCGCCGCCAAGTCGCTTATGAAGCGTTCCGGGCCAAATATCCGGACATCAAGGAAGTCGCGGCGTTCGGGGCGGCTACGCAGAACACCGCTCTCGACACGCAAGCGCAAATGGAAGCGATTCTGACGAAATACCCGAACAAAGGCGACATCACGGCCGTATGGGCGTCTTGGGACGAGTTCGCCAAAGGCGCAGCCCGCGCGATTCAGCAGGCCGGCCGCACGGAAATTAAAATCTACGGCATCGACATGAGCGACGAGGATCTGCAAATCATCCAGGACCCGAATTTCTCCTGGGTCGCATCGGCGGCGGTCGATCCGAAGGATATCGGCAAAGTTCAGGTGCGTTACCTGTATCACAAATTCAAAGGCGAGCAAACGCCTGACGTCGTCGAGCTTGATCCGTCGTTCGTGACCCGCGACGCGCTGCCGAAGGACAAACAAATTTCCACGGCTGAGCTCAGCCAGTATGTCAAAGGCTGGGGCGGCAGCGAGCAAGGCTACACGGATTGGCTGCGGGCTCTGGAAAAAAAATAA
- a CDS encoding DEAD/DEAH box helicase produces MNKQVAVLNLPGWLADKWAERGYESPTPVQSEVVPALAGGEDVVARSGTGTGKTLAFLLPVLQGIDADSQAVQAVVLAPTRELAAQLQQEAEYWTAGTALRTQMLIGGASLERQVDKLKEKPHLIVGTPGRVAELIKLRKLSLHQAKWIIADETDQLLELGDDRDLETVLKAAPRDRRIGFFSATVTEPVLELARRWMPEPRFVSISPDERVPRAITHVYLTAEARDKKNVLANLIKSLKPKAAIVFVNETGPIRDLLGRLRGEGIAADTLFGQQSKQGRAAVMQQFRKGKIKVLISTDVAARGLDIPNLTHVFQFDPAPSADAYVHRSGRTGRMGAPGTVISLAAKNEEFIVKKFEKQLRVPIERKVLIGGKLVTPLSPEEAAKLKEREAARRKREPSSAPIRTASVRTAAAPAGRKPAQGKPSSAAPAAPAKKKKAAKKQDKNKGAPRWLKAKWEQGASPEGQA; encoded by the coding sequence ATGAATAAACAAGTTGCTGTGCTGAACCTTCCCGGCTGGCTTGCCGACAAATGGGCCGAGCGGGGTTACGAATCGCCGACGCCCGTACAGAGCGAGGTCGTTCCGGCATTGGCCGGAGGCGAGGACGTCGTGGCCCGCTCGGGCACGGGCACCGGCAAGACGCTGGCGTTTTTGCTGCCGGTGCTGCAGGGGATCGACGCCGATTCCCAGGCCGTGCAGGCGGTTGTGCTTGCGCCGACCCGCGAGCTGGCGGCTCAGCTTCAACAGGAGGCCGAATACTGGACGGCCGGCACGGCGCTGCGGACCCAGATGCTGATCGGAGGGGCTTCGCTGGAGCGCCAGGTGGACAAGCTCAAGGAGAAACCCCATCTCATCGTGGGAACGCCGGGCCGCGTTGCGGAGCTGATCAAGCTGCGCAAGCTGTCGCTGCATCAGGCGAAATGGATTATCGCGGACGAGACGGATCAACTGCTTGAGCTGGGGGACGACCGCGATCTCGAAACGGTGCTGAAGGCGGCCCCCCGGGACAGGCGCATCGGATTTTTCTCCGCGACGGTGACGGAGCCCGTGCTGGAGCTGGCGCGCCGCTGGATGCCGGAGCCGCGGTTCGTGTCGATCTCGCCGGACGAACGCGTGCCGCGCGCGATCACGCACGTCTATCTGACGGCGGAAGCCCGGGACAAAAAAAATGTCCTGGCGAATCTGATCAAGTCGCTGAAGCCGAAAGCGGCGATTGTCTTCGTGAACGAGACGGGGCCGATCCGCGATTTGCTGGGACGGCTGCGCGGGGAAGGCATCGCGGCGGACACGCTGTTCGGCCAGCAGAGCAAGCAGGGGCGCGCGGCCGTCATGCAGCAGTTCCGCAAAGGGAAGATCAAGGTGCTGATCTCCACGGACGTCGCGGCCCGAGGCTTGGATATCCCCAATTTGACGCACGTGTTCCAGTTCGATCCCGCGCCGAGCGCGGACGCCTACGTCCACCGGTCCGGGCGGACCGGGCGGATGGGAGCGCCGGGTACGGTCATATCGCTGGCGGCGAAAAACGAGGAATTTATCGTCAAGAAATTCGAGAAGCAGCTCCGCGTTCCGATTGAGCGGAAAGTGCTGATCGGCGGCAAGCTCGTGACGCCGCTGTCGCCGGAGGAGGCGGCCAAGCTTAAGGAACGCGAAGCGGCCCGCCGCAAGCGGGAGCCGTCGTCGGCTCCGATCCGGACGGCATCCGTCAGGACGGCTGCGGCTCCGGCAGGGAGAAAGCCGGCTCAGGGGAAGCCGTCGTCGGCTGCTCCGGCGGCGCCCGCCAAGAAGAAAAAGGCCGCCAAAAAACAGGACAAAAACAAAGGCGCGCCCAGATGGCTGAAGGCGAAATGGGAGCAGGGCGCGTCTCCGGAGGGACAGGCTTGA
- a CDS encoding alpha/beta hydrolase family protein, translating into MMRTDRRLPQRMRLDDPYPDIAMYAITYESQGLRVKGLLALPQPEEPGGDSRPLPGLVYCRGGIKRIGMVQPGRLAAFARQGYAVFAPLYRGNEGGEGFDQFGGDDRHDVYEAIRLLRELPETDGRPVSLVGFSRGAIMAMMAARDVPDDVAAVAVWSGVSDLLLTYEERVDLRRMLKRVVGHPVKDAEAYRERSPVYWADAISAPVLIVHGTADDNVGAEHARRLAGALAAAGKPHEVLLCEGRGHVFLPEYEEQAAAAICEWFRAVGAAGGSSGEFSPLPRAGKSAKMKE; encoded by the coding sequence ATGATGCGGACAGACCGGCGTTTGCCGCAGCGGATGCGGCTGGACGATCCGTACCCGGACATCGCGATGTACGCGATCACGTACGAGAGCCAGGGGCTTCGGGTCAAGGGGCTGCTGGCGCTGCCACAACCGGAGGAGCCGGGCGGCGATTCGCGGCCGCTGCCTGGTCTCGTCTACTGCCGGGGCGGCATCAAACGCATCGGCATGGTGCAACCGGGAAGGCTGGCCGCGTTCGCCCGGCAAGGGTACGCGGTATTCGCTCCGCTGTACCGCGGCAACGAAGGCGGCGAAGGCTTCGATCAGTTCGGAGGCGATGACCGCCACGACGTATACGAGGCGATCCGGCTTCTGCGGGAGCTGCCGGAGACAGACGGTCGTCCGGTCTCGCTGGTCGGCTTCTCCCGCGGAGCCATCATGGCGATGATGGCCGCGCGGGACGTGCCGGACGATGTGGCCGCCGTCGCGGTCTGGAGCGGCGTATCCGACCTGCTGCTGACGTACGAGGAACGCGTCGATCTGCGCCGCATGCTCAAGCGCGTCGTCGGCCATCCGGTCAAGGACGCCGAAGCCTACCGGGAAAGATCGCCCGTATATTGGGCGGACGCGATCTCGGCTCCGGTCTTGATCGTGCACGGCACCGCCGACGACAACGTCGGGGCGGAGCACGCCCGCCGGCTGGCCGGGGCGCTCGCCGCGGCCGGGAAACCGCACGAGGTGCTGCTGTGCGAAGGCCGCGGACATGTCTTCCTGCCCGAATATGAGGAGCAAGCCGCGGCCGCGATCTGCGAATGGTTCCGCGCCGTCGGCGCGGCGGGCGGATCATCGGGGGAGTTTTCACCTTTGCCGCGGGCGGGCAAATCGGCTAAAATGAAGGAATGA
- a CDS encoding SDR family NAD(P)-dependent oxidoreductase, with amino-acid sequence MMPLKGKIVAITGASSGIGAAMAKSFAERGATVVLMARSTAELEALAVRLPGPAYAVRLDVTSDESVAAAFAETAERAGSVDVLVNNAGFARYGAVSDMSVKDYAAMMDVNYLGAVRCTKAVLPDMLERDTGHLVYTASILGKIGSARASAYAASKHALLGFVNSMRLELAGTGIAVTAINPGSVDTPFFGKADPGGAYAAKVKRFMLKPSEVAENAARAVERRMREVDLPAYARWGARLFGLWPGGYEKMAAKFLNKLR; translated from the coding sequence ATGATGCCGCTGAAAGGGAAAATCGTTGCGATTACCGGCGCTTCCAGCGGGATCGGGGCCGCCATGGCGAAGTCGTTCGCGGAGAGAGGCGCGACGGTCGTGCTGATGGCGCGGTCGACGGCCGAGCTGGAGGCGCTGGCGGTCCGGTTGCCCGGCCCGGCATACGCGGTCCGGCTCGATGTGACTTCGGACGAGTCGGTGGCGGCCGCGTTCGCGGAGACGGCGGAGAGAGCCGGGAGCGTCGACGTGCTGGTCAACAACGCCGGATTTGCCCGGTACGGCGCTGTCTCCGATATGTCCGTGAAGGATTACGCCGCGATGATGGACGTGAACTACCTGGGCGCGGTGCGCTGCACGAAAGCCGTACTGCCGGACATGCTGGAGCGGGACACCGGCCATCTGGTGTATACCGCGTCCATATTGGGCAAAATCGGAAGTGCGCGCGCGTCCGCGTACGCCGCCTCGAAGCATGCGCTGCTCGGCTTCGTCAACAGCATGCGGCTGGAGCTGGCGGGGACGGGGATCGCGGTGACCGCGATCAATCCCGGATCGGTGGACACGCCGTTTTTCGGCAAGGCCGATCCGGGCGGCGCTTACGCGGCCAAAGTGAAGCGCTTCATGCTGAAGCCGTCCGAGGTTGCGGAGAACGCGGCGAGAGCGGTCGAACGGCGCATGCGCGAAGTGGATCTGCCGGCGTACGCGCGCTGGGGAGCCCGGTTGTTCGGGCTGTGGCCCGGCGGTTACGAAAAAATGGCGGCGAAGTTCCTGAACAAGCTGCGATAA
- a CDS encoding chemotaxis protein CheX — MKAEVINPFLESARSVLEQLIQVRPTMGNLGLQEIKVSQDYIHIRIGITGQMTGNVMFGLPEPVALKLVSVMMGGFAVSELDEISESAISELGNMISGNASTLLYNQGIHIDITPPAVIRMDTAQQYARAKALTVPLFLEQIGEMNIQVIVA, encoded by the coding sequence ATGAAGGCGGAGGTCATCAACCCCTTTTTGGAATCGGCGCGCTCCGTGCTGGAGCAGTTGATTCAGGTCAGACCCACGATGGGGAACCTCGGACTGCAAGAGATCAAAGTCTCCCAGGATTATATCCATATCCGTATAGGCATAACGGGGCAAATGACCGGCAACGTGATGTTCGGGCTTCCCGAGCCTGTCGCCCTGAAACTGGTTTCGGTGATGATGGGCGGGTTCGCCGTTTCCGAGCTGGACGAGATAAGCGAGAGCGCCATATCCGAGCTGGGCAACATGATCAGCGGCAACGCCAGCACGCTGCTCTACAATCAAGGCATTCACATCGACATTACGCCGCCTGCGGTGATCCGCATGGATACGGCGCAGCAGTACGCACGGGCCAAAGCGCTGACGGTTCCGTTGTTTTTGGAGCAGATCGGCGAGATGAACATTCAGGTCATCGTGGCGTGA
- a CDS encoding bactofilin family protein, with translation MFGSKKRLFGARGKPVHVETLIGKGTVIEGKIVSEAGLRVEGHVRGDIESTGDVSIGEQGVVHSNIVARNLYAAGTIHGSVKTEGRLVLAESGKLFGTIDAGLLNIAEGALFQGSSKMEPRPAGGKDAIPIKAKGENAKESGKDKPESQAAG, from the coding sequence ATGTTCGGGAGTAAGAAGAGGCTGTTCGGCGCTAGAGGCAAACCGGTGCACGTCGAGACGCTGATCGGCAAAGGAACCGTTATCGAGGGCAAAATCGTAAGCGAAGCGGGGCTGCGCGTGGAAGGCCATGTCCGCGGCGACATCGAAAGCACGGGAGACGTGTCCATCGGGGAACAAGGAGTTGTCCACTCGAACATCGTCGCGCGCAACCTATACGCCGCCGGGACCATTCACGGCAGCGTCAAGACGGAGGGCAGGCTTGTGCTGGCGGAGAGCGGCAAGCTGTTCGGCACGATCGACGCCGGGCTGCTGAACATCGCCGAAGGCGCTTTGTTCCAGGGTTCGTCGAAGATGGAGCCGAGACCGGCCGGGGGCAAGGACGCCATCCCGATCAAGGCCAAAGGGGAAAACGCGAAGGAATCGGGCAAAGACAAGCCGGAGTCCCAAGCGGCGGGATAA
- a CDS encoding peptidoglycan DD-metalloendopeptidase family protein, whose amino-acid sequence MWNPKQDNRVTLLVIPNSTRPVRKLHVTRRGVRAAGVMTLAALLGTGAWVALEHRAQRMAAEALRQEIERQQAGYEELIDRKQSELIELQNRIAELSAQAAEVERRLAELRSLEKELQGLAGVSPPPRQTAGALPQAQPPVADDPEESASDFSAGRAPYAGAGLPDIALAYNPPWYAAKGSSRKVRYVPGTGIGFGPEPKFRKSGVTALSAVSRAAVGGYAPPPGDGPDVAKAEPQRLSVRFQAFAAESERLDADLSELAEELRRKEKLQRATPSIWPTRSRLVTSGFGYRRDPFTGKTTMHEGLDIDGKTGDDVYAAAEGTVLQTGFDSSRGHFIVIRHTAALQTIYMHLSKVLTKPGRTVKKGELIGRVGSTGRSTGSHLHYQVEVGGKPVNPAKYLPSSQS is encoded by the coding sequence CCCAATTCGACCCGTCCGGTCCGCAAGCTGCACGTGACGCGTCGGGGAGTGCGAGCGGCGGGAGTCATGACGCTTGCGGCTTTGCTGGGAACCGGCGCATGGGTGGCGCTTGAGCATCGGGCCCAGCGCATGGCTGCGGAAGCGCTCCGTCAGGAGATCGAACGCCAGCAAGCCGGGTACGAGGAATTGATCGACCGCAAGCAATCGGAATTAATCGAGCTGCAGAACCGGATCGCGGAATTGTCCGCGCAGGCGGCCGAAGTGGAACGGAGGCTCGCGGAGCTGCGGTCGCTGGAGAAAGAGCTGCAAGGGCTCGCGGGAGTTTCGCCGCCGCCCCGGCAGACGGCCGGAGCGTTGCCGCAAGCCCAACCCCCGGTTGCGGACGATCCGGAGGAATCGGCGTCCGACTTTTCCGCCGGCCGCGCGCCGTATGCGGGTGCAGGCTTGCCGGATATCGCGCTTGCGTACAACCCGCCCTGGTACGCGGCGAAAGGCTCGTCCCGCAAGGTCCGGTACGTCCCCGGAACCGGAATCGGCTTCGGCCCGGAGCCGAAATTCCGCAAGTCCGGCGTTACCGCCCTGTCGGCGGTTTCCCGTGCCGCCGTCGGCGGATACGCTCCCCCGCCGGGGGACGGCCCTGACGTCGCCAAGGCCGAGCCGCAGCGGTTGTCCGTCCGGTTCCAGGCGTTCGCGGCGGAGTCGGAACGTCTGGACGCCGACCTGAGCGAGCTTGCGGAGGAGCTTCGCCGGAAGGAGAAGCTGCAGCGGGCGACGCCGTCGATCTGGCCGACGCGTTCCAGGCTCGTGACGTCGGGCTTCGGCTATCGCCGCGATCCGTTTACGGGAAAAACGACGATGCACGAAGGGCTCGACATCGACGGAAAAACGGGAGACGACGTGTATGCCGCCGCCGAGGGAACCGTCCTCCAGACGGGGTTCGATTCGTCCAGGGGCCATTTCATTGTCATCCGCCATACGGCTGCTCTGCAGACGATTTATATGCATCTCAGCAAAGTGTTGACGAAACCGGGGCGGACGGTGAAAAAGGGCGAGCTGATCGGCCGGGTCGGCTCGACCGGACGCAGTACGGGATCGCATCTCCATTATCAGGTGGAAGTCGGAGGCAAGCCGGTGAATCCGGCCAAATACTTGCCTTCGTCGCAAAGCTGA